From Chelatococcus sp. YT9, a single genomic window includes:
- a CDS encoding ABC transporter ATP-binding protein, producing MSGAPFISLRNVRKVYGSGSREFLAVSDVTMDIAEGEMVSLVGPSGCGKTTVLKILAGLHTADGGTVAIGNAGTPFNPGRDVGMVFQQALLLKWRTIMDNVLLPAEIVGLPMREARERAKHLLAMVGLGGFAEKYPQELSGGMQQRAAIARALIHDPKLILMDEPFGALDAMTREHMHIEMLRIWGESGKTIIFVTHSIQEAVFLGTHCAVLTAGPARMADYFPITFPGERTVALKTHENFGEYCRRIYTELGFPAGH from the coding sequence ATGAGCGGAGCGCCCTTCATCAGTCTGCGCAATGTGCGCAAGGTCTATGGCTCCGGCTCGCGGGAATTCCTCGCTGTCTCGGACGTGACCATGGATATCGCCGAGGGCGAGATGGTGTCTCTCGTCGGCCCCTCGGGCTGCGGCAAAACCACAGTGCTCAAGATCCTCGCCGGGCTGCATACGGCCGATGGCGGCACGGTCGCGATCGGCAACGCGGGCACGCCGTTCAACCCCGGGCGTGACGTCGGCATGGTGTTCCAGCAGGCGTTGCTTCTGAAGTGGCGCACCATCATGGACAACGTGCTCCTGCCGGCGGAAATCGTTGGCCTGCCGATGCGCGAGGCGCGCGAACGGGCGAAGCACCTCCTCGCGATGGTCGGCCTCGGCGGGTTCGCGGAGAAATATCCGCAGGAACTCTCAGGCGGCATGCAGCAGCGCGCAGCCATCGCCCGCGCCTTGATCCATGACCCGAAGCTCATCCTCATGGACGAGCCGTTCGGCGCGCTCGACGCCATGACGCGGGAGCACATGCACATCGAGATGCTGCGCATCTGGGGCGAGAGCGGCAAGACGATTATCTTCGTTACTCACAGCATCCAGGAGGCGGTGTTCCTGGGAACCCACTGCGCCGTGCTGACGGCAGGCCCTGCCCGCATGGCGGATTATTTTCCGATTACGTTTCCCGGCGAACGCACCGTCGCCTTGAAGACGCATGAGAACTTCGGCGAATACTGCCGGCGGATCTATACGGAGCTCGGCTTTCCCGCTGGACATTAG